One window of Ardenticatenales bacterium genomic DNA carries:
- a CDS encoding SRPBCC family protein, with protein sequence MSTYQVEESAVIDAPVKRVYGIISDYHEEHPAILPSRYFTKIQVTQGGQGAGTAVMIEMNVLGAKMLYQMTVSEPEPGRVLREEDAAAGVVTTFTVDPINGGVQSRVTIVTSAKTSSGLKGWMEKLMTPAITRRIYREELAQLAIVAQRK encoded by the coding sequence ATGAGTACATACCAGGTAGAAGAATCAGCCGTTATTGACGCGCCAGTTAAGCGTGTATACGGGATCATTTCTGATTATCATGAGGAACACCCGGCCATTTTACCATCTCGATATTTCACCAAGATACAGGTGACGCAAGGTGGTCAGGGCGCCGGCACGGCGGTCATGATAGAGATGAACGTTTTGGGGGCCAAGATGCTGTACCAGATGACTGTCAGCGAGCCGGAGCCAGGACGGGTGCTACGAGAGGAGGATGCTGCCGCCGGAGTGGTGACAACGTTCACGGTAGATCCCATCAATGGCGGCGTTCAGTCGCGGGTAACGATTGTCACATCCGCCAAAACAAGCTCAGGTCTGAAAGGATGGATGGAAAAGCTGATGACGCCGGCTATCACACGGCGCATATACCGTGAGGAGTTGGCGCAGTTGGCAATCGTGGCGCAGAGGAAATGA
- a CDS encoding tetratricopeptide repeat protein, with protein sequence MSGDLLQTKLYVPRLRMSLVPRPRLIEKLNQGLHRKLTLISAPAGFGKTTLVLDWIQRQERPVAWLSLDKNDQDPRRFLTYLVAAIQNIQPDFGEAALHLLQEPGQELTRLLLESLLTIILNEMIAVATPLTLILDDYHVIESPAVNDAVSFLINHLPPPIHLIIISRTKPGLPLSRLRARGEFCQVGLQDLRFTAEESAHFLNELMGLNLSPSDNQALTVRTEGWIAGLQLAALSMRETSDTAAFVATFSGSDRYILDYLMDEVLNQRPESVRRFLLQTAVLNRLCGRLCDVMTGRQDSQQTLEQLETANLFLLPLDNKRHWYRYHTLFGDLLRDRLQRAHPDWIPALHRRAGQWYAANSLPTEAIHHMLVAEDYDAAIQLIEAIAPDHLVRGEVGTLRDWLQALPAESVHYHPRLSVTLAWIRLLTGEFEGLKSQLLVAEQSLMAVESARREQLQTEIVALRAVIAVEQGETAPGLEWAQQAHALLTADVSDYGRFLRGTLASTLGLAYRDSGHTSAATQAYAEARVISESGDSVLAALMASYELGQLYLEQGQLRQAEQVHRHALQMAEERFGGGAATLPLSGAAHVGLGWLLYEWNRLDEARDHLETGVKRTQQKGGLGLDRDGLLALSLVYQAQGDSLRTEKMMAQAEAHARRSPRPDALLRVRPFQVRLWLAQNKLAPARQWAEQQFLDAASPGKYPVEMTTVAVARVHIAQKQPEQALDLLDRLLPVVERNVRTGRVIEILALLALAHHQLGQPERALPGLKRGLSLAKPEGYVRLFLDMGQPMAQLLYMAVQRNIVPEYAGRLLKLFAGEYPLPRQTDNPDWIEPLSERELEVLQLIATGLTNREIGLRLHLSPNTIKRHTLNIYEKLGVHSRTEAVTTARNFGILS encoded by the coding sequence ATGTCTGGCGACTTACTGCAAACGAAACTGTATGTGCCCCGGTTACGGATGTCTCTCGTCCCCCGCCCTCGCCTCATTGAAAAGCTCAACCAGGGACTGCACCGCAAACTAACCCTTATCTCCGCCCCGGCCGGTTTTGGCAAAACGACGCTTGTTCTTGATTGGATCCAACGACAAGAACGGCCGGTGGCCTGGCTGTCGTTAGATAAGAACGATCAAGACCCCCGACGATTTCTGACATACCTCGTTGCTGCTATACAAAACATCCAACCGGATTTCGGCGAAGCTGCTTTGCATCTGCTGCAAGAGCCGGGCCAGGAATTGACCCGGCTGTTGCTGGAATCACTGTTGACGATCATTTTGAATGAGATGATTGCTGTCGCCACACCGCTCACTCTCATTCTCGACGATTATCACGTCATCGAATCGCCGGCAGTAAACGACGCGGTTTCTTTCCTGATAAATCACCTTCCCCCCCCTATTCACTTAATCATTATCAGTCGGACCAAACCGGGCTTGCCGCTATCCCGTTTGCGGGCGCGGGGAGAATTTTGCCAGGTTGGTTTGCAAGATTTACGCTTCACGGCTGAGGAATCAGCGCATTTCCTGAACGAACTCATGGGGCTAAATCTCTCCCCGTCAGACAACCAGGCGCTGACAGTCCGCACGGAAGGCTGGATCGCCGGGTTACAACTGGCTGCGCTCTCAATGCGGGAAACGTCCGATACCGCCGCTTTTGTCGCCACCTTCAGCGGTAGCGACCGCTACATTCTCGACTACCTGATGGATGAAGTCCTCAACCAACGGCCAGAGAGTGTCCGCCGGTTTCTGCTACAAACGGCCGTTCTAAACCGGCTTTGCGGTCGGTTGTGTGATGTCATGACGGGACGGCAAGACAGTCAACAAACCCTGGAACAGCTAGAAACCGCCAATCTGTTCCTCCTGCCGCTGGACAATAAACGCCATTGGTATCGCTATCACACGCTTTTTGGCGACTTACTGCGCGACCGGCTGCAGCGAGCGCATCCTGACTGGATACCAGCACTGCATCGTCGCGCCGGCCAATGGTATGCCGCCAACAGCCTCCCGACTGAGGCCATCCACCATATGCTGGTGGCTGAGGACTATGATGCGGCCATTCAACTCATTGAAGCCATTGCACCGGACCACCTTGTACGCGGCGAAGTTGGCACCCTGAGGGATTGGCTACAGGCACTGCCGGCGGAAAGTGTACATTACCACCCCCGGTTAAGCGTCACATTGGCCTGGATCAGGCTGCTAACCGGAGAGTTTGAGGGTCTGAAGTCACAATTGCTTGTTGCCGAACAATCACTCATGGCAGTGGAGTCAGCCAGGCGAGAACAACTGCAAACTGAAATAGTCGCCCTTCGTGCCGTAATCGCCGTGGAGCAGGGAGAAACCGCACCCGGCCTCGAATGGGCACAGCAGGCACATGCGCTTTTGACGGCGGATGTGTCTGACTACGGCCGTTTTTTGCGCGGTACATTAGCCTCAACATTGGGATTGGCTTACCGAGACAGCGGCCACACGTCCGCGGCCACACAGGCTTACGCCGAGGCCAGAGTCATCAGCGAGTCAGGCGACAGCGTCCTGGCGGCCTTAATGGCCAGTTATGAACTGGGCCAACTCTATCTGGAACAAGGTCAACTGCGCCAGGCGGAACAGGTCCATCGCCATGCCCTACAAATGGCGGAGGAGCGATTTGGCGGCGGCGCGGCGACGTTGCCCTTGTCCGGCGCGGCGCATGTCGGCCTCGGCTGGCTGCTGTACGAATGGAACCGGCTGGACGAGGCCCGTGATCACCTGGAAACGGGCGTCAAACGGACGCAGCAGAAAGGCGGATTGGGCCTGGACCGAGACGGTTTGCTGGCTTTGAGTCTGGTTTATCAAGCCCAAGGTGACAGCCTCCGAACTGAGAAAATGATGGCGCAAGCAGAAGCCCACGCTCGCCGTTCGCCCCGGCCTGACGCCTTGTTGCGGGTACGTCCGTTTCAAGTGCGACTCTGGTTGGCGCAGAACAAACTTGCACCTGCGCGCCAGTGGGCTGAACAACAGTTTTTGGATGCTGCATCTCCAGGTAAGTACCCGGTGGAGATGACGACTGTTGCTGTCGCTCGCGTCCATATTGCCCAGAAGCAACCGGAGCAGGCATTGGATTTGCTTGATCGTCTGTTGCCTGTTGTTGAGCGAAACGTCCGCACGGGACGGGTCATCGAAATCCTGGCCTTGCTTGCATTGGCCCACCACCAACTCGGACAACCGGAGCGGGCGCTCCCCGGCCTTAAGCGCGGCCTCTCTCTGGCGAAACCGGAAGGGTATGTCCGCCTTTTTCTGGATATGGGGCAGCCAATGGCCCAACTGCTATATATGGCCGTGCAGCGAAATATCGTACCCGAATATGCCGGCAGATTGCTGAAGTTGTTTGCCGGTGAATATCCCCTTCCTCGACAAACTGACAACCCTGATTGGATTGAACCACTCAGCGAGCGGGAGTTGGAAGTCCTACAGCTGATCGCCACCGGGCTGACCAACCGTGAGATTGGCCTGCGGCTTCATCTCTCTCCCAACACCATCAAGCGCCACACCCTCAACATTTACGAAAAACTGGGCGTCCACAGCCGTACCGAAGCGGTCACAACCGCCAGAAACTTCGGCATTCTCTCCTGA
- a CDS encoding DUF2306 domain-containing protein, protein MRNKMKQLAWLVFFLICAFYSGYAFYMGGVEGLSLLGVVQEAPRRAVPLVFVVHAFTGGAALLIGPLQFNGRLLSKKRRFHHLLGRIYVGATLTTSVAAFWSTLFFDVPPAAKYVMGVLAVLWFGSTAIAFRYIHRRRVTAHREWMIRSFSLSFFFVTFSFWVPGLAGTSLPEAVSYPLAVFLSWALNLLAAELWIRYSHPRWVANVVRQTA, encoded by the coding sequence ATGCGAAACAAAATGAAACAACTGGCCTGGTTGGTTTTCTTTCTTATCTGCGCTTTTTATAGCGGCTACGCTTTCTATATGGGCGGCGTTGAAGGCCTGTCGCTGCTCGGTGTGGTTCAAGAAGCGCCGCGGCGGGCTGTGCCATTGGTGTTTGTCGTCCACGCTTTTACCGGCGGGGCGGCGCTCCTCATTGGCCCTCTCCAATTTAACGGGCGCTTGCTATCGAAAAAGCGCCGATTCCACCACCTATTGGGGCGCATCTACGTCGGCGCGACTTTAACGACAAGCGTGGCAGCCTTCTGGAGCACCCTCTTTTTCGATGTCCCACCGGCCGCGAAATATGTGATGGGCGTCCTGGCCGTTCTCTGGTTTGGTTCCACAGCGATTGCTTTTCGCTACATTCACCGGCGTCGGGTTACGGCGCACCGGGAATGGATGATCCGCAGCTTTTCGCTGTCGTTCTTTTTTGTGACTTTTAGCTTCTGGGTTCCAGGGCTGGCCGGAACCAGCCTGCCGGAAGCAGTGAGTTATCCATTGGCCGTTTTTCTGAGCTGGGCGCTCAATTTGCTGGCAGCAGAACTTTGGATTCGCTACAGTCATCCACGGTGGGTAGCGAATGTTGTCAGGCAGACAGCCTAA
- a CDS encoding class I SAM-dependent methyltransferase produces MTMGKLEKRFVNDVGHSRGVARHAARMLRQTTVQPEQMYLDVGCGNGVAPIYVAKTFGLHVTGVDVDPQQIALAKTAAQSVPNIRFLCIDGRNLPFADGEFDVVFSNKVTHHIPNWRDALAEMVRVLKPGGYLLYADLRLPAALARLGKAVAGNRYGFPNLPAIDHFVMSNGLTAVYQSIGPLQFAGVFRKE; encoded by the coding sequence ATGACCATGGGTAAGCTGGAAAAACGGTTCGTGAACGACGTCGGGCACAGCCGGGGTGTAGCCCGGCACGCAGCCCGAATGCTGCGACAGACAACCGTGCAGCCTGAGCAAATGTATCTGGATGTTGGCTGCGGCAATGGGGTCGCACCTATTTACGTAGCTAAAACCTTTGGCCTGCACGTGACCGGCGTAGACGTAGACCCACAACAGATCGCGCTGGCAAAAACGGCCGCTCAGAGCGTTCCCAACATACGCTTTTTGTGTATTGATGGCCGGAATCTACCTTTTGCCGATGGTGAATTCGATGTGGTGTTCAGCAATAAGGTGACGCATCACATTCCCAACTGGCGGGATGCCCTGGCAGAGATGGTGCGGGTGCTAAAACCTGGCGGCTATCTGCTCTATGCTGATTTGCGTTTACCTGCTGCGCTGGCGCGATTGGGTAAAGCGGTTGCCGGTAATCGGTATGGTTTTCCCAACCTGCCGGCGATTGACCATTTTGTGATGTCAAATGGATTAACGGCAGTCTACCAATCAATAGGGCCATTGCAATTTGCAGGCGTATTTCGCAAGGAGTAA
- a CDS encoding alpha/beta fold hydrolase: MPLRKLYPNQTNIVLLVLALFACLSVSAQAAPLQNEMRELTFMNGEIQLEGTLYLPPGTGPFPAVVIIHGAGPDTRSPYIPDAQMLRQAGIAALVYDKRGAGESTGDWRTASLDELIADALAAVHLVQAQPEVDPRHVGILGISQGAWLAPFAAARDDQVAFIIQVTGSGTPLANQEMWDDGNSLKQLGFSDRAIALEMKALHMLYSGHDLVRKGILPLGDLWFAYYDPYLDPASAWSEVKIPTLALFAERDALVPTQSSLEIVSERLTHPASRVVVFPNRTHALGGASRNNDRVYSTLVTDWIVGVTHQTPLPAMPYGDAVKDTGNLRWHGIGTQETAWYNTIYFQLGSAVFFLLVFLSAILAGLFSRMNAWSRLLLGATGLVNLVVLAGWGLVLNYLLNADARSASPVIPMSAILVWLALLSVVLTMGLTYSVAKECRERNLSSVARFFSGLAVFAGILFIPFMGYWHLLGGQL; this comes from the coding sequence ATGCCTCTCCGAAAACTTTACCCAAACCAAACGAATATTGTTCTGTTAGTGCTTGCGCTGTTCGCATGCTTGTCAGTTTCCGCCCAAGCCGCGCCACTCCAGAATGAAATGCGTGAACTAACATTCATGAACGGCGAAATTCAACTAGAGGGAACGCTCTATCTACCACCGGGTACGGGGCCTTTCCCGGCTGTGGTCATCATCCACGGCGCCGGTCCCGATACGCGCTCCCCATACATTCCGGATGCCCAAATGCTCCGGCAAGCCGGAATTGCCGCGCTGGTTTACGATAAACGCGGCGCCGGGGAATCCACCGGTGACTGGCGAACCGCTTCACTTGATGAACTAATCGCCGACGCCCTTGCAGCGGTGCACCTGGTACAGGCGCAGCCGGAGGTCGATCCGCGGCACGTAGGGATTCTCGGTATCAGCCAGGGAGCCTGGTTAGCCCCTTTTGCCGCGGCCCGTGATGACCAGGTTGCTTTTATCATTCAAGTAACCGGCTCTGGAACGCCGCTGGCCAATCAGGAAATGTGGGATGATGGTAACAGTCTAAAGCAGCTCGGTTTTTCCGATCGTGCCATCGCCCTGGAAATGAAAGCGCTGCACATGCTTTACAGTGGGCACGATTTGGTCCGCAAAGGCATCTTACCTCTAGGCGACCTGTGGTTTGCTTACTACGATCCCTATTTGGATCCGGCTTCGGCATGGTCCGAGGTGAAAATCCCCACACTTGCCTTATTTGCTGAACGTGATGCCCTGGTTCCTACCCAATCCAGCCTGGAAATCGTGTCGGAACGATTGACACATCCTGCCAGCCGCGTTGTTGTCTTCCCGAATCGTACACATGCACTGGGAGGCGCTTCCAGAAATAACGACCGTGTCTACTCGACACTGGTTACAGACTGGATTGTTGGAGTAACGCATCAGACACCTTTGCCGGCGATGCCCTACGGGGATGCCGTGAAAGACACTGGCAATTTGCGCTGGCACGGTATTGGTACGCAGGAAACAGCCTGGTACAACACGATTTACTTTCAACTGGGATCGGCCGTTTTTTTCTTATTGGTATTCCTTAGCGCCATCCTCGCCGGCTTATTTTCGCGGATGAACGCATGGTCACGACTCCTTCTAGGAGCAACGGGCCTGGTGAACCTGGTTGTTTTGGCCGGCTGGGGACTGGTTCTCAATTACCTGCTGAATGCCGATGCACGATCTGCTTCACCCGTCATCCCCATGAGTGCCATCTTGGTCTGGCTGGCCTTGTTAAGCGTTGTTCTCACGATGGGATTGACCTATTCCGTAGCAAAAGAATGTCGCGAAAGAAACCTCTCCAGCGTCGCGCGGTTCTTTTCGGGATTGGCTGTATTTGCCGGCATATTGTTCATCCCCTTCATGGGGTATTGGCATTTGCTCGGCGGGCAATTGTGA
- a CDS encoding YgjV family protein, which translates to MLSNFVLSQILIAVAICVDILSFQFKERRKILACLVISTLFHPLLPQFPTLYATDNENASHICHS; encoded by the coding sequence ATGTTATCCAATTTCGTTTTATCACAAATTCTGATTGCGGTCGCCATTTGCGTTGACATACTTTCTTTCCAATTCAAAGAAAGGAGAAAAATATTGGCTTGTTTGGTTATTTCTACATTATTCCACCCCCTTTTGCCACAGTTCCCGACACTCTATGCCACAGATAATGAAAATGCCTCACACATTTGCCACAGTTAG
- a CDS encoding helix-turn-helix domain-containing protein, with the protein MYVGGTDIKALHHLVYEIVDNSIDEALAGRCDRITVTIYPDESVAVADNGGGIPVGIHPTEGVSAVQVVMTTLHAGGKFDASAYKVSGGLHGVGAAAVNALSSWAVVTVKQDGGIFEQRYERGIPQGPVTQVGKTKKDDTGTSVHFRFDDSIFTDGSTYRFETLMNRFREMAFVTTGVFITLRDERPAIPREMSFYFEGGLSSFVRYLNRNRKVLHDPIAVRKEVEGVDVEIAVQYTEGVAISEFAFANTIHTPDGGTHLTGLRTAVTRVINSYARKNNFLKEKDSNFSSDDVREGMTAIVSVKHPDPQFESQTKVKLMNAEVAGIVASVTSDALSTFLEENPREAKRIIERCLTSSRARDAARKARELVMRKSALESLTLPGKLADCSERDPARSELFIVEGDSAGGSAKQGRDRHFQAILPLRGKILNTERARLDKILANNEVKALISALGTGIGESFDVGNLRYSRVVIMSVDGDEMTFIKEPDGQARSVRVGSFIDELWSRSLDPSAFQVLCFDPETGRVRYKPIKSVIRHDHDAPIYEITTAYGRRVRVTGEHSVFVADEAGKPVLKRGDEVQVGDVLVAPACLPRSESAAAEIDLLQLLTSASEDDDNDLVVRGAGVEAWYKAKVRAEHEDNPQMVEPRVTVPAFVGEQLVARRQALRLSQQAICEAVGIRQPMTYYAWERGESRPTLTHFLRYVEVLGLSAERMLPQVEVGASRLDQTWQTQYRAAPANKVRDYVLLRDLEADDAALLGDDVVLTPMHYADRGVPRMIPVNEALMLLLGFFVAEGSLSPRNGVRFAIGKRNEAVVEELTAAMTQLFDVEPKVYAGTNGRAGELRLLNQVVSRFFAHLFGAETMDAGSKRIPDLVFNVGPSLQFAFLRGYFLGDGTLGPRQIRFTTTSETLANQLMYLLLMHGISVSSSRRRPSGQASGLIRGKPIITRRVAHYLTISRRDAIARLMPVWADHARAAELLNWLDSPSRGGGSNPAVTMIGDLVGLPVRSVRQRPASTRKVYDFSVEGDETFICGYGGVAVHNTDADVDGSHIRTLLLTFFFRYMPELIENGHLYIAQPPLYMIKEGKNLHYTYTEGQNAQMLQSLLGKKYALQRYKGLGEMNPEQLWETTMDPGQRTLLQVTIEDAVIADRTFDMLMGSEVAPRRRFITTHASEVRNLDI; encoded by the coding sequence ATGTACGTGGGGGGCACGGACATCAAGGCGCTGCACCATCTTGTCTACGAAATCGTGGATAACTCCATTGACGAAGCCCTGGCCGGGCGCTGTGACCGTATCACCGTCACCATCTACCCGGACGAAAGCGTGGCCGTGGCGGACAATGGCGGCGGCATTCCCGTGGGCATTCACCCTACCGAAGGCGTCTCCGCGGTCCAGGTAGTGATGACCACGCTGCACGCGGGGGGCAAATTTGACGCCTCCGCCTACAAAGTTTCCGGCGGTTTGCATGGCGTCGGCGCGGCGGCCGTCAATGCCCTTTCCAGTTGGGCCGTGGTCACGGTGAAGCAAGATGGCGGTATCTTTGAGCAGCGATATGAGCGCGGCATCCCCCAGGGACCGGTGACCCAGGTTGGCAAAACGAAAAAGGACGATACGGGCACGAGTGTCCATTTCCGTTTTGATGACAGCATCTTTACCGATGGCTCCACGTATCGCTTTGAGACCTTGATGAACCGCTTCCGCGAGATGGCCTTTGTCACGACGGGCGTTTTTATCACCCTGCGTGACGAGCGGCCCGCTATCCCACGAGAGATGAGTTTCTATTTCGAGGGAGGGTTAAGCTCTTTCGTGCGCTATCTCAACCGTAACCGCAAGGTGCTGCACGATCCGATTGCCGTGCGCAAGGAAGTGGAGGGTGTTGACGTGGAGATTGCCGTGCAGTATACGGAAGGGGTGGCGATTTCTGAGTTTGCGTTCGCCAACACGATTCACACGCCTGATGGCGGCACGCACCTTACGGGGTTGCGCACGGCGGTGACGCGGGTGATCAATTCCTATGCACGTAAGAACAATTTCTTGAAGGAGAAGGATTCCAACTTTTCCAGTGATGACGTGCGCGAGGGGATGACGGCTATTGTCAGCGTGAAACACCCTGATCCCCAGTTTGAGAGCCAGACGAAGGTGAAGTTGATGAATGCGGAAGTTGCCGGCATTGTCGCTTCCGTCACCTCCGACGCCCTTTCCACGTTCCTGGAAGAAAACCCGCGCGAAGCCAAGCGCATCATTGAACGCTGCCTCACCTCCTCCCGCGCCCGCGACGCCGCCCGCAAAGCGCGCGAACTCGTCATGCGCAAGAGCGCCCTGGAGAGCCTCACCCTGCCCGGCAAACTGGCCGACTGCTCCGAACGAGACCCCGCCCGCTCCGAACTGTTCATCGTCGAGGGTGACTCCGCCGGCGGCAGCGCCAAGCAAGGCCGCGACCGTCATTTCCAGGCGATTTTGCCCCTACGCGGCAAAATCCTGAACACAGAACGCGCCCGCCTGGACAAAATCCTGGCGAACAACGAAGTAAAAGCCCTCATCTCCGCGCTGGGCACGGGCATCGGCGAATCCTTCGACGTCGGCAACCTGCGCTACAGCCGCGTCGTGATCATGAGCGTGGACGGAGATGAAATGACGTTCATCAAGGAGCCAGATGGCCAGGCCCGGTCCGTGCGCGTTGGTTCCTTCATTGACGAATTATGGTCACGGAGCCTCGATCCGTCCGCCTTTCAGGTGCTTTGCTTTGATCCGGAGACGGGGCGCGTGCGCTATAAGCCGATTAAGTCGGTGATCCGACATGATCATGACGCGCCAATTTATGAAATTACAACGGCCTATGGGCGGCGCGTGCGTGTCACGGGCGAACACAGCGTGTTTGTGGCGGATGAGGCGGGAAAACCTGTCTTGAAACGCGGGGATGAGGTTCAGGTTGGCGATGTGTTGGTCGCGCCGGCCTGTTTGCCGCGGAGTGAATCCGCCGCGGCGGAAATAGATCTGCTGCAACTGTTAACGTCCGCCAGCGAGGATGATGATAATGATCTGGTGGTGCGGGGGGCCGGCGTTGAGGCGTGGTACAAGGCGAAAGTGCGTGCTGAACATGAAGACAATCCACAAATGGTTGAGCCGCGCGTGACTGTGCCGGCATTTGTCGGGGAACAACTGGTCGCGCGTCGCCAGGCGCTGCGCCTGAGCCAGCAGGCAATCTGTGAGGCCGTGGGGATCCGGCAGCCCATGACCTATTATGCCTGGGAGCGGGGCGAGTCGCGCCCCACGTTGACCCATTTCCTGCGCTACGTGGAGGTATTGGGTCTGTCCGCGGAAAGGATGTTGCCGCAGGTTGAAGTAGGGGCAAGTCGCCTGGATCAGACATGGCAAACGCAGTACCGTGCCGCGCCCGCGAACAAGGTGCGCGATTACGTGTTGCTGCGCGACCTGGAAGCTGATGACGCGGCTCTCCTGGGTGATGATGTCGTTTTGACGCCGATGCATTATGCCGATCGGGGCGTGCCGCGCATGATTCCCGTGAATGAGGCGCTGATGCTTTTGTTGGGCTTTTTTGTTGCGGAGGGGTCTCTTAGTCCCCGGAATGGGGTACGGTTCGCTATTGGCAAGCGGAATGAGGCGGTGGTGGAGGAGTTAACGGCGGCCATGACGCAGTTGTTTGATGTGGAGCCGAAGGTTTATGCCGGCACAAACGGACGGGCGGGCGAACTCCGGTTACTGAATCAGGTGGTTTCCCGGTTCTTTGCCCATTTGTTCGGCGCGGAGACGATGGATGCCGGCAGCAAACGCATCCCCGACCTCGTCTTCAACGTCGGACCGTCACTCCAATTCGCCTTTTTGCGCGGTTACTTCCTGGGTGATGGCACACTGGGGCCGCGCCAGATTAGATTCACCACAACCTCGGAAACATTGGCGAACCAATTGATGTACCTCTTGCTCATGCACGGCATCTCCGTGTCATCGTCACGCCGTCGCCCCAGCGGCCAGGCCAGCGGTCTCATTCGTGGCAAACCCATCATCACCCGCCGTGTCGCCCACTATCTGACCATTTCTCGTCGGGACGCAATTGCCAGACTCATGCCCGTGTGGGCGGACCACGCGCGCGCCGCCGAACTGCTCAACTGGCTCGATTCTCCGTCTCGCGGCGGTGGCTCCAATCCGGCTGTGACCATGATAGGCGATCTCGTGGGATTGCCCGTGCGCTCCGTGCGCCAGCGCCCGGCCTCCACGCGCAAAGTCTACGATTTTTCCGTTGAGGGAGATGAAACGTTTATTTGTGGTTATGGCGGGGTGGCCGTCCACAATACGGACGCCGACGTGGACGGCAGCCACATCCGCACGCTTTTGCTCACCTTTTTCTTCCGCTACATGCCCGAACTCATTGAGAACGGCCATCTGTATATCGCGCAGCCGCCGTTGTACATGATCAAGGAAGGCAAGAACCTCCACTACACGTACACGGAAGGGCAAAACGCGCAAATGCTGCAATCGTTGTTAGGCAAAAAGTATGCCTTGCAGCGGTACAAGGGGTTGGGCGAGATGAACCCGGAGCAGTTGTGGGAGACGACGATGGACCCGGGGCAGCGCACGCTGCTGCAAGTGACCATCGAAGACGCCGTCATCGCCGACCGCACCTTCGACATGCTCATGGGCAGCGAAGTCGCCCCCCGCCGCCGCTTCATCACCACCCACGCCAGCGAGGTGCGCAACCTGGACATTTGA